In Pikeienuella piscinae, the sequence GGCTGCGGCGTTCAACGCGGGGGAAGACCAAGGATGAGCTTCGCAGTCGACCGAATCGACCACGTCGTGCTCAATTGCAGCAACGTCGAAGCCACAGTCACCTGGTACGAGCGCGTGCTCGGCATGGAGCGGGATGATTTCGCCTACGGCGAGGACCGGCACATCGCACTCAGATTCGGAGAGCAGAAGTTCAACGTGAGGCCGGCCGGATCGCCGAACTGGTGGAGTGTCGAGAACGATACGCCCGGCTCGCTCGATCTCTGCTTCGTCACCCGAGCGCCGATCGCCGAAGTCGTGGCGCATCTGGAAAAATGCGCCGTCGAAATCGCCAATGGACCGGTCGAACAGATCGGCGCGCTGGGGCCGATGACCTCGGTCTATTTCTACGACCCGGACCGCAATCTCATCGAGGTCGCCGTCTACCCGTGACTCGGCGCGAATCCGCAGTCATGGCATTCATCCTC encodes:
- a CDS encoding VOC family protein, producing the protein MSFAVDRIDHVVLNCSNVEATVTWYERVLGMERDDFAYGEDRHIALRFGEQKFNVRPAGSPNWWSVENDTPGSLDLCFVTRAPIAEVVAHLEKCAVEIANGPVEQIGALGPMTSVYFYDPDRNLIEVAVYP